The DNA segment aacCAAGTGCCCATCACACTCGGtaataataaattcagtataaaacgaaaaataacCTCAACACGTTCGaaatatgaaataataaagaaacagCTGATAATAGGTTGCACTTGTTCACCAGTTGAGTCAGTTTGTGTGTTTGTGACAAAAACATTTCCAGTTCCAACATGCATATGTCCTTCTGGTGGGATTACCAAGTGACCGACTACCTGTTCAAAGGGCTCACGGCGCACTCAGTGGGTGGTCTAATCGGCATGTGTATTTGTGTAGCTGCGATGTCATTTACCTTTGAATTTCTGCGATACCTCCAAGCCAGACAACGTCAAAAAGAACTGATGCTCAGATCTGAGCAACTAAAAACTATTTGCCCCACAGAGACGTCGACTTTGTTGGCAGAAGGGGCCGCCACTACGGTCAACACTCCGCCGATTAACATAACGATGATGGACAGGTGACCACAGGAGTTAAGTCaagtttcataaaaataaaatctttcttttAAGAACGTATCTTTTCGGGGTAGAAATTTCGTTATGGTTTTCGCTGCAAAATCTCGGTTACATATTGATGTTGTCAGTTATGTTATACAACGGGTGGTTATTCGTATCAGCGGTTTTAGGAGGAGGTTTgggatattttatttttggacaGATGTTCATGAAGACTAACTTACAAAACTGCCAAATAATTAGGGACACGTGGTGCATGCAGAAATGTGGAGAGCCAGGTAATTATTCCCTAACTGTGACAAAAATCCAACTCCACAAACCTTTCAGATCCTGATCCTGACCTTGAAAGTCAATCCTTCAATTCCTGTGAGTCATTTCAGTTCTCTTGTAACCTTTACACTGTGGACTTTTGTAGAATCAATTGCTGCCAACAGGGATGGAGAGTCAACTCCAGCCTTAGAGACTTCTGGTACATCCAGAAGTGTCTTAGACTGTCATGAAGTAGTTGCCAGTGTTCATGCTGAATGCCatacatgaaatttttttatacaccAATAGGTACATCTGTGATTGCTGCAATAATCTTGTTCCAACATGCCACTTGCATTATCATAAACTTGTTACAGTACAATACTTCTAAATAGATATATTGTttacaaagattacaaaacaaacattttattggaGGAAAATTGAAATACTGTTTGAAACTTCTTTGATTTGATCTTGTTCTTGTTTTAATGCAGCATATTTGTTCATCAATTTTGTTACCGTTTTCACGTAATTATCCAAATCAGGCAGTGGTGCAAAAAATGGCTCTTTCCTTTTCAGTAAGTCTGACTCATCAACATGATGTTTTTCAACAATTGATTCTTTGGTTCtgcaattttgaggttaggaaacaattaattatttaaatataaattttatgtGACAAATGCaggataataatttatataaaaacataCTCGTTGCGGATTTCGTCTAATTTTGATAGATATTCTTGGATTTCTCTTTCCAACATACTTCGATAAACAACTTCTGAAAAAATAATTCCTAGGTAATGTACCCTATTAATTACCAACCTGAAAAACTACTTCCATCCATTTTCTCAAATAATGAGCGTCTCCTGGAACTTGATCTCCGATTCATTTTGTAacaatgataataaaattagtctCAATTTGAATTACCGGACACTGGTTACCATAGAAAAACACAAGGTagaatgaatattttattatttttccttcTGAAATCGAGCGACATCTAACAATGCTACAAGAAATAAATAGGAAAGCCAAGCGCAATTTTTAAACCATG comes from the Tenebrio molitor chromosome 9, icTenMoli1.1, whole genome shotgun sequence genome and includes:
- the LOC138139152 gene encoding uncharacterized protein — translated: MHMSFWWDYQVTDYLFKGLTAHSVGGLIGMCICVAAMSFTFEFLRYLQARQRQKELMLRSEQLKTICPTETSTLLAEGAATTVNTPPINITMMDRTYLFGVEISLWFSLQNLGYILMLSVMLYNGWLFVSAVLGGGLGYFIFGQMFMKTNLQNCQIIRDTWCMQKCGEPESIAANRDGESTPALETSGTSRSVLDCHEVVASVHAECHT